The following are encoded together in the Adhaeribacter arboris genome:
- a CDS encoding 30S ribosomal protein S16, with amino-acid sequence MPVKIRLARRGRKKAAMYDIVVADSRSPRDGKFIEKLGTYNPNTNPASIKFDQDKAFTWVMNGAQPTDTVKAMLSYTGVLFKKHLQIGVAKGAITQEQADSKFQTWKDEKEAKIQGKRDTLSQKKSDAAKAALENERKINEARAEALRKRASDAAKAAEPAAPAEETPATEEQA; translated from the coding sequence ATGCCTGTTAAAATCAGACTGGCCCGGAGAGGCCGCAAAAAAGCTGCAATGTACGATATCGTTGTAGCTGACTCCCGATCACCACGTGATGGTAAATTTATTGAAAAATTAGGCACTTACAATCCCAACACGAATCCAGCTTCGATCAAATTCGATCAGGACAAGGCTTTTACTTGGGTAATGAACGGGGCACAACCTACCGATACGGTTAAAGCCATGCTGTCGTACACGGGAGTATTGTTCAAAAAACATTTACAAATTGGTGTTGCGAAAGGCGCCATAACACAAGAGCAAGCCGACTCTAAATTCCAAACCTGGAAAGATGAGAAAGAAGCCAAGATTCAAGGCAAACGCGATACGCTTAGCCAGAAGAAATCGGATGCGGCTAAAGCAGCTTTAGAAAACGAACGCAAAATTAACGAAGCTCGGGCCGAAGCGCTCCGTAAACGGGCATCTGATGCTGCTAAGGCTGCTGAACCAGCTGCTCCAGCTGAAGAAACTCCTGCTACCGAGGAACAAGCTTAA
- the rimM gene encoding ribosome maturation factor RimM (Essential for efficient processing of 16S rRNA): MNIDACYQLGYIVRTHGIKGQVVAFFDVDYPEDYEELESVFLLISGKLVPFFIQSIDSQAKGRFLIKFEDTDTIEQAEKLKGLSLYLPLDSLPELDEDQFYYHDLIGYTIVDETLGKLGLVKELFELPHQDLMAMDYQGAEVLIPMQDEIILRADKTTQTLYVNLPEGLVDVYMQPSNPDEEERNDDAV, encoded by the coding sequence ATGAATATTGATGCCTGTTACCAGTTAGGTTACATCGTCCGGACGCATGGTATCAAAGGCCAGGTAGTAGCATTTTTTGATGTAGATTACCCGGAAGATTACGAAGAATTGGAATCAGTTTTCTTGCTTATTAGCGGAAAGCTGGTTCCTTTTTTTATTCAGTCTATTGATTCCCAGGCTAAAGGGCGTTTTCTAATTAAATTTGAAGACACCGACACAATAGAGCAAGCAGAAAAACTAAAAGGTCTTTCCTTGTACCTCCCCCTTGATTCTTTACCGGAACTCGATGAAGACCAGTTTTACTACCATGATTTAATTGGCTACACCATCGTCGACGAAACCTTAGGAAAATTAGGATTAGTAAAAGAATTGTTTGAACTGCCCCACCAAGATTTAATGGCCATGGATTACCAAGGTGCCGAAGTGTTGATTCCCATGCAGGACGAAATTATTCTTCGGGCGGATAAAACTACCCAAACCTTATACGTGAACCTGCCCGAAGGACTGGTAGATGTTTACATGCAACCCAGTAATCCCGACGAAGAAGAACGCAACGACGATGCGGTTTGA